Proteins encoded within one genomic window of Candidatus Zixiibacteriota bacterium:
- the gcvPA gene encoding aminomethyl-transferring glycine dehydrogenase subunit GcvPA: protein MPYIPNTDDDQRRMLARIGVSTVEDLLTPIPRELRLDRPLDIPSLSEMELLSEIEAMSSEGGDGLISFAGGGVYDHFIPAAVSAIVSRPEFVTAYTPYQPEVSQGTLQVIYEFQTHICRLTGMDAANASLYDGASAAAEAVILAVKATRRNKVLISEAVCPMFREVTRTYLTGRGIELVIVPTKDGVTDIDRLKTVIDNKTAAVLMAQPNFFGFLEEIETVEGMIHKAGGLLIMAVDPIAQALLKTPGDYGADIVVGEGQPLGLPMSFGGPLLGFFATRKKLVRSMPGRVAGRTTDIDGKPGFVLVLQTREQHIRREKATSNICTNQALCATIATVYFSLLGKSGLRQVALLSAEKAQTAAMAISKIDGFKVMGDQSFVREFAVRTPIPAADIIEGLAKHGILAGVDAGRWYADHANCLIVALTEKRTTTQIDRFINGLKEFSVSGVLS, encoded by the coding sequence ATGCCGTACATACCTAACACAGATGATGACCAGCGTCGGATGCTGGCCCGGATAGGGGTTTCGACCGTTGAGGACTTACTGACTCCAATCCCCAGGGAACTGCGTCTCGATCGGCCACTCGATATTCCCTCACTCTCGGAGATGGAATTGCTGTCTGAGATCGAAGCCATGTCTTCAGAGGGCGGAGACGGACTGATTAGCTTTGCCGGTGGTGGAGTTTATGATCATTTTATTCCGGCTGCGGTGAGCGCAATTGTGAGTCGACCCGAGTTTGTGACGGCCTACACGCCTTACCAGCCGGAAGTATCACAGGGTACATTGCAGGTGATTTATGAGTTTCAGACTCATATCTGTCGTTTGACCGGAATGGATGCGGCCAATGCTTCGCTGTATGATGGAGCATCCGCAGCCGCGGAGGCTGTAATCCTGGCGGTCAAGGCTACTCGTCGCAATAAAGTACTGATCTCAGAAGCTGTCTGCCCCATGTTTCGAGAGGTTACCAGAACCTATCTCACTGGACGAGGAATTGAGCTGGTAATTGTTCCGACTAAGGATGGCGTTACCGACATTGATCGGTTGAAAACCGTCATCGACAACAAGACGGCAGCAGTGTTGATGGCACAACCGAATTTCTTTGGCTTTCTCGAGGAGATTGAGACGGTTGAGGGCATGATTCACAAGGCTGGTGGGTTGCTTATCATGGCAGTCGATCCCATCGCACAAGCCCTGCTTAAGACACCCGGCGACTATGGTGCGGACATCGTGGTGGGCGAAGGCCAGCCGCTTGGACTACCGATGTCATTCGGTGGCCCGCTATTGGGTTTCTTTGCCACCCGGAAGAAGCTGGTGCGCAGTATGCCGGGGCGCGTTGCCGGACGGACGACCGATATTGACGGCAAGCCTGGTTTTGTGCTGGTGTTGCAGACTCGTGAGCAACATATTCGGCGCGAGAAAGCGACATCAAATATCTGCACCAATCAGGCTCTTTGTGCCACGATAGCCACAGTTTATTTTTCGTTGTTGGGTAAGTCCGGCCTCCGACAGGTGGCTTTGCTTTCGGCTGAGAAAGCCCAGACTGCGGCTATGGCTATCTCTAAGATTGACGGCTTCAAGGTTATGGGTGATCAATCCTTCGTTCGGGAGTTTGCGGTCAGGACACCAATCCCGGCAGCAGACATTATTGAAGGTTTGGCCAAACACGGGATTCTTGCTGGTGTGGATGCCGGACGCTGGTACGCTGACCATGCGAATTGCCTCATTGTAGCCCTGACCGAAAAACGTACTACCACCCAGATTGACCGGTTTATCAACGGTTTGAAGGAGTTTAGTGTCAGTGGCGTCTTGTCCTGA